A stretch of Candidatus Sphingomonas phytovorans DNA encodes these proteins:
- a CDS encoding TauD/TfdA family dioxygenase — protein sequence MNAHGSFEGLERLPRDAINELPPQDAPAGLIPALDRKGWCVMRKAADSLPGFRQFVSSLHVPIAERYGDLPRSGAADVFRTTPYPPEEDLLFHNEASHTSKVPKYLFFYCHQAAETGGATPISDGVRALDLLDRTIADTLRRHGLTYRRRFVDGLDVAWQDYFDTDDPAEVERRCRRDGLVSSWTDDGVLQVDYSTLAIGCLPDGRQSMFHQVALHHPAFLADEIREYFSAYDPQGCTPRNVLLGDGTPLSDEWARQILAAQNRAGQYFVWERGDVLALDNRVCAHGRMRFSGSRENYVIMSALEAVEDVCSTGF from the coding sequence ATGAATGCCCATGGCAGCTTCGAAGGGCTGGAGCGGTTGCCGCGCGACGCGATCAACGAGCTTCCGCCCCAAGACGCTCCTGCCGGCCTGATCCCGGCCCTCGATCGCAAGGGCTGGTGCGTGATGCGCAAGGCTGCCGACTCCTTGCCAGGATTCAGGCAGTTCGTTTCGTCGCTGCATGTGCCGATCGCCGAAAGGTACGGCGATCTGCCGCGATCGGGTGCGGCGGATGTTTTCCGCACGACGCCCTATCCTCCCGAAGAGGACCTGCTGTTTCATAACGAGGCTTCGCACACGTCGAAGGTGCCGAAATATCTCTTCTTCTACTGTCACCAGGCCGCCGAGACCGGCGGAGCTACGCCGATCAGCGATGGCGTGCGCGCGCTGGACCTGCTCGATCGGACGATAGCCGACACCTTAAGGCGGCATGGGCTCACCTATCGCAGGCGTTTCGTCGACGGGCTGGATGTCGCGTGGCAGGATTATTTCGACACCGACGATCCGGCGGAAGTGGAACGCCGTTGCCGGCGGGACGGACTGGTTTCGTCCTGGACCGACGACGGGGTCCTGCAGGTCGACTATTCGACCTTGGCGATCGGCTGCCTGCCGGACGGACGGCAATCCATGTTTCATCAGGTCGCGTTGCATCATCCCGCATTTCTCGCCGACGAGATCCGCGAGTATTTCAGCGCGTACGATCCGCAAGGATGCACGCCCCGCAACGTTCTTCTCGGCGATGGCACGCCTTTATCGGACGAGTGGGCGCGGCAGATCCTCGCTGCGCAAAATCGTGCCGGGCAGTATTTCGTGTGGGAACGAGGCGATGTTCTTGCGCTCGATAATCGCGTTTGCGCACATGGCCGGATGCGATTTTCCGGTTCGCGTGAGAACTATGTAATAATGAGTGCGCTGGAGGCTGTGGAAGATGTCTGCTCAACTGGGTTCTGA
- a CDS encoding ABC transporter ATP-binding protein/permease, whose amino-acid sequence MISANAGPAQDDIGSWRTLRRFLPYLWTRRNPTFKRRIVGALLLVLAAKATSLALPFAYKQAVDALAGQSDDAGTVALALVIAYGAGRFGAVLFDQLRNIAFERVGQEATLHLTSDVFRQLHRLSLSFHLERRIGEISKIMERGAKSINALLYFLLFNIIPTLLELIAVAIIFYLNFGWELVFATALSVTLYILVTRSITDWRTGLHVNMNRLDEQVLGNAMDSLLNYETVKYFGAEEHEQARYTAAARAYTEAAIKSENSLGWLTIVQALITNALLTGAMAWTVWGWDRDRLTVGDLVLVNTYLMQLFRPLDMIGMVYRLLRQGIVDMAAMFRLLDSTEEVKDRPGAPALKIDRPVVTFEDVFFGYRDDCPILHGLSFEVQAGQNIAIVGPSGAGKSTIARLLFRFYDPWSGRILVDGQNISHVSQASLRQHIGFVPQDTVLFNDTIAYNIAYGRTGAALDSVVKAARDAAMTPFIERFPDGFATRVGQRGLQLSGGERQRLAIARTLIKDPPILLLDEATSALDTRTEQEILATLRKLTEDRTSISIAHRLSTIADADAILVLDQGALVERGTHDELLRQRGLYADMWMRQRNDERGPAA is encoded by the coding sequence GTGATCTCCGCTAACGCTGGCCCCGCGCAAGATGATATCGGCAGCTGGAGGACGCTCAGGCGTTTTCTGCCTTACCTATGGACGCGCCGCAATCCTACTTTCAAGCGACGGATTGTCGGCGCCCTGTTGCTCGTGCTGGCGGCAAAGGCGACGAGCCTTGCCCTCCCCTTTGCATACAAGCAGGCCGTAGACGCTCTCGCCGGTCAGTCCGACGACGCGGGCACGGTCGCCCTAGCCCTCGTCATCGCTTACGGAGCCGGCCGGTTCGGCGCCGTTCTTTTCGATCAGCTGCGCAATATCGCGTTTGAGCGCGTCGGGCAGGAGGCGACGCTGCATCTGACCAGCGATGTTTTCCGCCAGTTGCATCGACTTAGCCTCAGCTTCCATCTCGAAAGACGGATCGGCGAGATCTCCAAGATTATGGAGCGAGGGGCAAAAAGCATCAACGCATTACTCTATTTTCTTCTATTCAATATTATTCCCACCCTGCTTGAACTGATTGCAGTCGCGATCATCTTTTACTTAAATTTCGGTTGGGAACTGGTGTTCGCGACAGCGCTAAGCGTCACGCTCTACATTCTCGTGACGCGGTCGATCACCGATTGGCGCACAGGGCTGCACGTCAATATGAATAGGCTCGACGAACAGGTGCTGGGCAATGCGATGGATTCGCTGCTGAACTACGAGACGGTCAAGTATTTCGGGGCGGAGGAACATGAACAGGCGCGCTACACGGCTGCCGCGCGGGCCTATACCGAAGCCGCGATCAAAAGCGAGAATTCGCTTGGCTGGCTGACCATCGTCCAGGCCCTGATCACCAACGCGCTGCTAACCGGCGCCATGGCGTGGACCGTGTGGGGCTGGGATAGGGACCGGCTGACCGTCGGCGATCTCGTCCTGGTCAACACCTATCTGATGCAGCTGTTCCGGCCGCTCGATATGATCGGCATGGTCTACCGCCTGCTCAGGCAAGGAATAGTCGACATGGCGGCGATGTTTCGCCTGCTGGATAGCACGGAGGAGGTCAAGGATCGGCCTGGCGCTCCGGCGCTGAAGATCGACCGGCCGGTCGTCACGTTCGAAGATGTATTCTTCGGCTATCGCGATGATTGTCCCATTCTGCATGGCCTGAGCTTCGAAGTACAGGCCGGTCAAAATATCGCGATAGTGGGACCCAGCGGTGCCGGGAAAAGCACCATCGCGCGGCTGTTGTTCCGTTTCTACGACCCTTGGTCCGGGCGGATCCTGGTCGACGGGCAGAATATTAGCCATGTCTCTCAGGCCAGCCTAAGACAGCATATCGGTTTTGTTCCGCAGGACACAGTGCTGTTCAACGACACGATCGCCTACAACATCGCCTACGGACGCACGGGGGCTGCTTTAGATAGCGTGGTGAAGGCGGCACGCGACGCCGCGATGACGCCCTTTATCGAAAGATTTCCCGATGGCTTCGCCACCCGGGTGGGACAGCGCGGCTTGCAGCTTTCCGGCGGAGAAAGGCAACGCCTCGCGATCGCCCGCACGTTGATCAAGGATCCGCCGATCCTGCTCTTGGACGAAGCCACCAGCGCGCTGGATACCCGCACCGAGCAGGAAATACTCGCGACGCTGCGTAAGCTGACCGAGGACCGCACGAGCATCTCGATTGCGCATCGGCTTTCCACCATCGCGGATGCGGATGCCATCCTGGTTCTTGACCAGGGCGCTTTAGTCGAGCGGGGAACGCATGATGAACTACTCCGCCAACGCGGACTATACGCGGATATGTGGATGAGGCAGCGTAACGACGAGCGGGGACCGGCGGCCTAG
- a CDS encoding efflux RND transporter periplasmic adaptor subunit has product MLALSLAACSKPSATNETTTTPTVEAMVRQGFVKVERVGDGSAGLGLALPGRVAFETAALAVVDTPVPARIVTLHVRPGEQVARGAALVTLAGAEVASARSAVISARARLAAAEDLLRRQNEMVKRGVGTEVERFGAETAARQARAELTSAERASALIGGGAGDTFTLRAPVAGTVLSIRGNVGAIADAGGESIMDIGDPSRLWVVADAAESELATIRMGMPAQVTVAGATVSARVEGLGSFVDSDQRRVPVYLRLVERPTNLTAGMFADVRFASDTAITVPVDAVLVKEGARRVVYVRDGRGKYVPRDVQVGASREGRVVITSGVHAGEFIVTHGALLLDSSAGQQL; this is encoded by the coding sequence ATGCTCGCTCTGTCTCTGGCGGCGTGTTCAAAACCTTCGGCAACGAATGAGACCACCACCACGCCGACGGTCGAGGCGATGGTGCGCCAGGGCTTCGTCAAGGTTGAGCGCGTCGGGGACGGCTCCGCTGGCCTTGGGCTCGCCTTGCCCGGCCGCGTGGCGTTCGAGACCGCGGCGCTGGCGGTCGTCGACACCCCGGTGCCCGCCCGCATTGTCACCCTTCATGTCCGGCCCGGCGAGCAGGTCGCACGCGGCGCGGCGCTCGTGACGCTGGCGGGAGCCGAGGTCGCGAGCGCGCGGTCAGCGGTGATCTCGGCGCGTGCCCGGCTCGCGGCGGCCGAGGACCTGCTGCGCCGCCAGAATGAGATGGTGAAACGCGGCGTCGGAACCGAGGTCGAGCGGTTTGGCGCCGAGACGGCCGCGCGCCAGGCGCGCGCCGAACTGACCAGCGCCGAGCGCGCCTCGGCGTTGATCGGCGGCGGCGCGGGCGACACCTTCACCTTGCGCGCGCCGGTCGCCGGCACCGTGCTCAGCATTCGCGGCAATGTTGGCGCCATCGCCGATGCGGGCGGAGAGTCCATCATGGACATCGGCGATCCGTCCCGCCTCTGGGTCGTGGCGGATGCCGCCGAAAGCGAGCTGGCGACGATCCGCATGGGCATGCCGGCCCAGGTCACGGTCGCCGGGGCGACGGTTTCCGCCAGGGTCGAAGGGCTCGGCTCGTTCGTCGATAGCGATCAGCGCCGCGTTCCCGTCTATCTGCGCCTCGTCGAGCGGCCCACGAACCTGACCGCCGGCATGTTCGCCGACGTCCGGTTCGCCAGCGACACCGCCATCACGGTGCCTGTAGATGCCGTGCTGGTGAAGGAAGGCGCGCGCCGGGTCGTGTATGTGCGCGACGGTCGCGGCAAATATGTGCCGCGCGACGTCCAGGTCGGCGCCTCGCGCGAGGGGCGTGTGGTCATCACCAGCGGCGTACATGCCGGCGAATTCATCGTCACCCACGGCGCATTGCTGCTCGACAGCAGCGCCGGCCAGCAGCTCTGA
- a CDS encoding response regulator transcription factor, translated as MRLLLIEDDEDLRESIAHALELAGHRTDAVASGGTAEIALRAGHYDLAVLDLGLPDMDGLDVLRLLRGRRDATPVLILTARDGVTERIAGLRAGADDYLVKPFALGELEARVAAIGRRITGTVVRLTNGPLEFDPATRRAYVHGQVLELSARDIDILEALIGRMGEVVVKARLAQQMSNWDREVGTNSVEVYVSRLRKKLAPHAINIRTIHGLGYLMERHGGG; from the coding sequence ATGCGGCTGCTGCTGATCGAGGATGACGAAGACCTGCGCGAGAGCATCGCGCACGCCCTCGAACTGGCCGGCCATCGCACCGACGCCGTTGCCTCGGGTGGAACCGCGGAGATCGCGCTTCGCGCCGGCCATTATGATCTTGCGGTGCTCGACCTGGGCCTGCCCGATATGGACGGCCTGGATGTCCTGCGTCTCCTGCGTGGCCGCAGGGACGCGACACCGGTGCTGATCCTGACGGCGCGCGACGGCGTCACCGAGCGCATCGCCGGCTTGCGGGCCGGGGCAGACGACTATCTCGTCAAGCCCTTCGCGCTTGGCGAGCTGGAGGCCCGGGTCGCGGCGATCGGTCGTCGTATCACCGGGACAGTCGTCAGGCTGACAAACGGCCCGCTGGAGTTCGACCCGGCGACCCGCCGGGCCTATGTGCACGGTCAGGTCCTTGAGTTGTCTGCGCGCGATATCGACATTCTGGAAGCCTTGATCGGTCGGATGGGAGAGGTGGTCGTCAAGGCCAGGCTGGCGCAGCAGATGAGCAATTGGGACCGCGAGGTCGGCACCAACAGCGTCGAGGTCTATGTGTCTCGCCTGCGCAAGAAGCTGGCGCCGCATGCGATCAACATTCGCACGATCCACGGGCTGGGCTATCTTATGGAGCGGCACGGCGGTGGCTAG
- a CDS encoding 4'-phosphopantetheinyl transferase superfamily protein: MTRSTPNPLDDERLALIDAMHAIVPHGIRHDIRRISGEWIEDLLPEERAIAADFTDARRTEFATGRTSVRRLLRELDSADPPILIGARRAPIVPPGLHASISHCETFVATIASKATHIMGLGVDIEFHDRVTPDLADAVLSRTEKADLKRDRGARSLACYFSAKEAAFKAVHGLIGKYIDFSDIELTICCDRFVAQPLFVDRALEDIRVEGRVTERERYVLAVAWASPSSASAQI; the protein is encoded by the coding sequence ATGACCCGCTCGACGCCAAATCCTTTGGATGACGAAAGACTGGCGCTTATCGACGCCATGCATGCAATCGTTCCGCACGGGATTCGGCACGATATCCGCCGCATCTCCGGCGAGTGGATCGAAGATTTGCTTCCCGAAGAGCGGGCGATCGCCGCGGACTTCACCGATGCGCGCCGGACCGAATTCGCAACCGGCCGAACGAGCGTGCGCCGCCTCCTTCGGGAGCTGGATTCGGCCGATCCGCCGATCTTGATCGGGGCGCGGAGAGCTCCGATCGTGCCGCCCGGCCTTCACGCGAGCATTTCGCATTGCGAAACCTTCGTGGCGACCATCGCATCCAAGGCGACCCATATCATGGGGCTGGGCGTCGATATCGAGTTCCACGACCGCGTGACGCCCGATCTCGCAGACGCAGTGCTGTCTCGTACCGAAAAGGCGGATCTGAAGCGTGACCGGGGTGCCCGCTCGCTCGCCTGCTATTTCAGTGCGAAGGAAGCAGCATTCAAAGCAGTTCACGGGTTGATCGGGAAGTATATAGATTTTTCCGATATCGAGCTGACGATTTGTTGCGATCGCTTCGTAGCGCAGCCGCTTTTTGTTGATCGTGCGCTTGAGGACATCCGCGTGGAGGGCCGGGTCACCGAGCGCGAGCGCTATGTCCTGGCCGTTGCGTGGGCATCGCCCTCAAGCGCGTCCGCCCAGATATGA
- a CDS encoding phytanoyl-CoA dioxygenase family protein, whose translation MSAQLGSEELDVGEALERDGFCGPLDADASREKCTELARSICEGIENREIHPLYGRFSVRDWHLINSDFLELLTGPKVLDAVSLVLGGRYKMWRSKIFHKSPGEGPLGWHQEWGAFNGEEIGNDRPALIPAPARRDSAWNVTVWMPLTDVTPDMGPMRFARGSHKRRFPIRMGPLAETEFYVDPFTEVTSKDALIRRVKTDSLCIDIHTAHYFDDVSLDALSFEELRELVEAKLREERGAITLDFHESEHEIVSMPMSAGQFVIFTERCMHGSSANTSAFPRIGINARFTFDDTQVYPFRHSKVPIDGSNLDISLHRTVLIPGWEDASDGASITLADLKAG comes from the coding sequence ATGTCTGCTCAACTGGGTTCTGAGGAATTGGACGTCGGCGAAGCCCTCGAACGCGATGGTTTCTGCGGCCCGCTTGATGCCGACGCTTCGCGCGAGAAATGCACCGAACTCGCGCGTTCGATCTGCGAAGGCATCGAAAACCGCGAAATCCATCCGCTTTACGGGCGCTTTTCTGTAAGGGACTGGCACCTGATCAATAGCGACTTCCTGGAACTGCTCACCGGGCCTAAAGTTCTGGATGCGGTTTCGTTGGTGCTTGGCGGTCGCTACAAGATGTGGCGGTCCAAGATATTTCACAAATCACCCGGCGAGGGCCCGCTGGGCTGGCATCAGGAATGGGGAGCCTTCAACGGGGAAGAGATCGGCAACGATCGCCCCGCCCTGATACCCGCGCCCGCGCGCAGGGATAGTGCTTGGAACGTCACGGTGTGGATGCCCCTGACCGACGTCACCCCCGACATGGGACCGATGCGGTTCGCCAGGGGCTCGCACAAGCGACGCTTTCCGATCAGGATGGGGCCCTTGGCGGAGACCGAATTCTACGTAGATCCCTTCACCGAGGTGACAAGCAAGGACGCCTTGATCCGGCGAGTGAAGACGGACAGCCTCTGCATTGACATCCACACTGCGCACTATTTTGATGACGTCTCGCTCGACGCCTTGTCTTTCGAGGAACTGCGCGAGCTGGTCGAAGCGAAGCTCCGGGAAGAGCGGGGCGCGATCACGCTCGATTTTCACGAAAGCGAGCACGAGATCGTTTCGATGCCGATGTCGGCCGGGCAGTTCGTGATTTTCACCGAGCGCTGCATGCACGGGTCTTCGGCCAACACCTCGGCCTTTCCGCGCATCGGGATCAACGCGCGCTTCACCTTCGACGACACGCAAGTCTATCCTTTCCGTCACTCGAAAGTGCCGATCGATGGCTCCAACCTCGACATAAGCCTGCATCGTACCGTCCTGATTCCGGGCTGGGAGGACGCTTCGGACGGAGCGTCGATCACCCTTGCCGACCTGAAGGCGGGATGA
- a CDS encoding sensor histidine kinase: MARSATLRWRLLAWLLPASLALSFIWLWGTYSIVIHFANLAYDRSLEDTAETIAGQVQSRNGGFVVDFPSAAQRMVQFDRVDLIYYLLLDQTGRRYGGNMDLPGPRGEPRNGHGNIFYDALVQGRPVRIVQRVVGGPDGRQLAIRVAETRQKRQILAREVMTYLIAPQLLFLASVILLIWVGVGRGVAPLARVRDAIARLDPRKLRQIEEKALPAELEEQVGVINRLIERLADAMTAQQRFIADASHQLRTPVANIRTQVELALRSDSHDQMRARLGKIDHASHRLVRLTGQLLTLSRLETTEASPERFETFPIEEALLEAVAGSVPGALRKGVEIGVDGAAGATLFHGDRHAIEQLVANLVDNAILYIPEGGRVRVGLSVQADCIRLMVEDNGPGIAEEDREHVLERFNRGTQPTEKGTGLGLSIVKEVIRLHRGRLRLQSAAPTGLCAEVLLPRDFRLGAAPDAQDLVLVG; the protein is encoded by the coding sequence GTGGCTAGGAGCGCCACGCTGCGTTGGCGACTACTGGCCTGGCTCCTGCCGGCGTCGCTCGCCCTCTCCTTCATCTGGCTTTGGGGGACCTACTCCATCGTCATCCATTTCGCGAACCTCGCCTATGACCGCTCGCTGGAAGACACGGCCGAGACGATCGCCGGGCAGGTTCAAAGCCGGAACGGCGGGTTCGTTGTCGACTTCCCTTCCGCGGCCCAGCGGATGGTGCAGTTTGATCGTGTGGACCTGATCTACTACCTGCTCCTGGATCAAACGGGCCGGCGCTACGGTGGCAACATGGACCTGCCCGGGCCGCGGGGCGAGCCTCGCAACGGGCATGGAAACATCTTCTACGACGCGCTCGTGCAAGGGCGCCCTGTTCGCATCGTCCAGCGCGTGGTTGGTGGACCGGACGGCCGGCAGCTTGCGATCAGGGTCGCCGAGACACGGCAGAAGCGTCAGATTCTCGCGCGCGAGGTCATGACCTATCTGATCGCGCCGCAACTTCTCTTTCTGGCCAGCGTCATCCTGTTGATCTGGGTGGGCGTCGGTCGCGGCGTCGCACCGCTGGCACGCGTCCGGGACGCCATCGCACGGCTCGATCCGAGGAAGCTTCGCCAGATCGAGGAAAAGGCGCTCCCGGCCGAACTCGAGGAGCAGGTTGGCGTCATCAACCGGCTGATCGAGCGCCTGGCTGATGCTATGACCGCACAGCAGCGTTTCATTGCCGACGCGTCGCACCAGTTACGGACGCCTGTCGCCAATATTCGCACACAGGTCGAACTCGCCCTTCGGTCGGACAGCCATGATCAAATGCGGGCCAGGCTCGGGAAGATCGATCATGCCAGCCATCGTTTGGTCAGGCTCACCGGCCAGCTACTGACCCTCTCGCGCCTTGAAACAACCGAGGCTAGTCCCGAACGTTTCGAGACGTTTCCGATCGAAGAAGCGCTGCTCGAAGCCGTTGCCGGCTCGGTGCCCGGGGCCTTGCGCAAAGGCGTTGAGATCGGCGTCGATGGGGCCGCCGGCGCGACGCTCTTCCATGGCGACCGCCATGCGATCGAGCAGCTCGTCGCCAATCTGGTCGATAACGCGATCCTCTATATCCCGGAGGGCGGGCGCGTTCGGGTCGGGCTGTCCGTTCAGGCCGACTGCATTCGCCTCATGGTCGAAGACAATGGACCCGGCATCGCCGAGGAAGACCGCGAGCATGTGCTGGAACGCTTCAATCGGGGAACTCAACCGACGGAAAAGGGCACGGGTCTCGGGCTCAGCATCGTGAAGGAAGTCATTCGGCTCCATCGCGGCCGGCTGCGGCTTCAGTCCGCCGCGCCGACCGGCCTGTGCGCCGAAGTGCTGCTGCCGCGGGATTTCCGCTTGGGCGCGGCCCCAGACGCGCAGGATTTAGTTTTGGTTGGATGA
- a CDS encoding efflux transporter outer membrane subunit codes for MRHHIVRKLPHDPASFGAGDNWTKARRRDFQGRLGTAVEACKLLIAAIPLGIVCACSVSPPSTIMPPTSLPSSFPGKLSPEGNVLAGRLCWRDFLPADLTIGPLVERAIDHNRDLAIATARIDEARALLRQRRIENGLNVQSNVEATINRTTSGATAAGALLEKLFPEVSEGIGLPNTATYPLYRSTLAISSFELDLWGRLRNLSAAARARVLASEWNRKAVQLALLREIVSQSLRKLEIGEQRQVTQRLLAFENERLDILELRERKGLSAPQDVLAQRERITEVDIALSQFALDETGLTNTLEFLTGESGWTAPDPAAGSPWASRARIDAGLPSQLLLLRPDIRTAESNLLAMRADLSAVRARLFPSINLTGLFGFASSDLGSLFSGNAMVFSGGGMIDLPIFDRPARLANIDLTQARERQAVAEYQKAVESGFREVKDALAARRWYAVHAETIARQVAAISAQVEIAKEQEQAGLTSGLETIAVERRLLEARVRQVSNSARLAEADFAVFVSLGGGDQICGKSSTGR; via the coding sequence ATGAGACATCATATTGTGCGGAAACTCCCACACGATCCGGCTTCCTTCGGCGCCGGCGACAACTGGACAAAAGCAAGGCGGCGGGACTTTCAGGGCCGGCTCGGAACGGCGGTCGAGGCCTGCAAATTGCTCATCGCCGCAATTCCTTTGGGCATCGTCTGCGCTTGCAGTGTTTCACCGCCGTCGACCATCATGCCGCCGACGTCCCTGCCAAGCTCTTTCCCAGGCAAGCTCAGTCCTGAGGGAAATGTTTTGGCGGGACGCCTCTGTTGGCGTGATTTTCTCCCCGCGGACCTGACAATCGGGCCACTGGTCGAGCGCGCCATCGATCACAACCGGGATCTGGCAATCGCTACCGCCCGCATAGACGAAGCGCGCGCGTTATTGCGGCAACGGCGAATCGAGAACGGGTTGAACGTCCAGTCGAATGTCGAAGCGACGATCAACCGGACCACGTCCGGCGCGACCGCAGCGGGCGCGCTCCTCGAGAAACTCTTTCCGGAGGTGAGCGAGGGGATCGGGCTCCCGAACACCGCCACCTACCCGCTCTATCGGTCGACGCTGGCGATTTCGAGCTTCGAACTCGATCTGTGGGGCCGGCTGCGCAACCTGAGCGCTGCGGCGCGAGCCCGTGTCCTGGCAAGCGAATGGAACCGCAAGGCGGTGCAACTCGCGCTCTTGCGTGAAATCGTTTCCCAATCGTTGCGAAAGCTGGAAATCGGTGAACAACGGCAGGTCACCCAACGGCTCCTAGCCTTCGAGAACGAGCGTCTCGACATTCTCGAATTGCGGGAAAGAAAGGGTCTTTCCGCTCCCCAGGACGTGCTGGCCCAGCGCGAACGGATCACCGAAGTCGACATCGCTCTGTCGCAATTCGCTTTGGACGAAACCGGTTTGACCAACACGCTGGAATTCCTGACCGGCGAGAGCGGATGGACCGCGCCCGATCCAGCTGCCGGTTCGCCGTGGGCGAGCCGGGCAAGGATCGACGCCGGCCTGCCATCGCAGCTCCTGCTGCTGAGGCCAGACATCAGAACTGCCGAGAGCAATCTGCTCGCGATGCGTGCCGACCTTTCCGCGGTCAGGGCGCGCCTGTTCCCGAGCATAAACCTCACCGGCCTATTCGGGTTTGCTTCGTCGGATTTGGGCTCCCTGTTTTCCGGCAACGCTATGGTCTTCAGCGGCGGCGGGATGATCGACCTGCCGATCTTCGACCGGCCGGCGCGGCTGGCCAACATCGACTTGACGCAGGCCCGCGAACGCCAGGCCGTGGCCGAGTATCAGAAGGCCGTCGAAAGCGGTTTTCGAGAAGTGAAGGACGCTTTGGCCGCTCGCCGCTGGTACGCAGTCCACGCAGAAACTATCGCACGACAGGTCGCGGCAATCAGCGCGCAGGTCGAGATTGCGAAGGAGCAGGAGCAAGCTGGCTTGACCAGCGGCCTTGAGACCATCGCGGTCGAGCGTCGCTTGTTGGAAGCGCGCGTGCGCCAGGTCTCGAATTCCGCCCGTTTGGCCGAGGCGGATTTTGCCGTCTTTGTCAGTCTGGGCGGCGGCGATCAGATTTGTGGAAAGTCGTCGACAGGAAGATGA